A section of the Solitalea canadensis DSM 3403 genome encodes:
- a CDS encoding alkene reductase, with translation MSLLFESFKLKNLELRNRIVMAPMTRARNPDGVPNEMNALYYKQRSGAGLIVTEGTAISNTAMGVLYIPGLFTQEQVKGWKKVTEAVHVEGSLIFTQLWHVGRVSHTTNQPNGAAPVSSSAIAADTKAWGYDEDGKEGFVQASVPRALTTAEVKQVVQDFANAAANAIEAGFDGVELHGANGYLIEQFLNPKVNNRTDEYGGSIENRSRFLLEAIDACIDRIGADKVAIRLTPYGGLQDMPIYDEIESDYFYIADKLAKRNIAYIHLMDQKSRGSFALPDGFLARFREHYKGVIILAGGMDRAKSEKLIAEGVIDLAGFGEPFIANPDLVERLRNSWPLTLPERSLHYGGAAQGYIDYPVYKEVQAN, from the coding sequence ATGTCTCTTTTATTTGAATCATTTAAGCTTAAAAATCTTGAGCTAAGAAATAGAATTGTAATGGCTCCAATGACCAGAGCCCGCAATCCGGATGGGGTTCCCAATGAAATGAACGCGCTTTATTATAAGCAGCGTTCTGGGGCCGGACTGATTGTTACTGAAGGAACTGCCATTTCAAATACGGCAATGGGAGTATTATATATCCCCGGATTATTTACACAAGAACAGGTTAAAGGATGGAAAAAAGTTACGGAAGCGGTACACGTTGAAGGAAGCCTGATCTTTACCCAATTATGGCATGTAGGCAGAGTTTCACATACTACAAATCAACCGAACGGAGCTGCTCCAGTAAGTTCTTCAGCTATCGCGGCTGATACTAAAGCCTGGGGATATGATGAAGATGGGAAAGAAGGATTTGTACAAGCTTCGGTTCCTCGTGCGTTAACAACTGCTGAAGTAAAGCAGGTGGTGCAGGATTTTGCAAATGCTGCAGCCAACGCAATAGAAGCAGGTTTTGATGGGGTAGAGTTACATGGAGCCAATGGATACCTGATCGAACAGTTTTTAAATCCGAAGGTGAACAATCGTACCGATGAATACGGAGGCAGTATAGAAAACCGTAGTCGCTTTTTACTGGAAGCAATTGATGCCTGTATCGATCGTATCGGAGCAGATAAAGTGGCAATACGACTTACTCCTTACGGTGGATTGCAGGATATGCCAATCTATGATGAGATAGAATCGGATTATTTCTATATCGCTGATAAACTCGCGAAAAGAAATATTGCTTACATCCACCTGATGGATCAGAAATCTCGTGGAAGTTTCGCATTACCTGATGGTTTCTTAGCTCGTTTCAGGGAACATTATAAAGGGGTGATCATTCTTGCCGGAGGTATGGACAGGGCTAAATCTGAAAAGCTTATTGCAGAAGGGGTGATTGATCTGGCCGGATTTGGCGAGCCATTTATTGCCAACCCGGATTTAGTGGAACGTTTAAGAAACAGCTGGCCATTAACGCTGCCTGAGCGGAGTTTACATTATGGTGGAGCAGCACAAGGTTATATTGATTATCCTGTTTATAAGGAAGTACAAGCTAATTAA
- a CDS encoding alkene reductase → MLFTPYKLKKITLKNRIVMPPMTRSRSTAGEVATALMAEYYSQRSTAGLIISEGTQISKQGQGYAWTPGIYTPEQVKGWKQVTDAVHKRGGLIFAQLWHVGRVSHTSIQGNGNAPVAPSAILSDGVKVFVDVKGQGPESGVGEMLQHTMPRELTIPEIKAIVEDYANAAKNAIEAGFDGVELHGANGYLIEQFIDSQTNKRTDEYGGSLENRLRFLKEVVTEVADAIGKERVGVRQAPLTTLMGAVDDNPEETYIAAAKVLDEIGIAYIHIAEADWDNAPIMSVAFKEAYRKTFTGTLIYAGKYTKERALEAIEKGWADLIAFGRPFIANPDLPYRIEHDLPLNEPDKTRFFGGNTVGYTDYSFYKN, encoded by the coding sequence ATGTTATTCACACCATATAAACTAAAAAAAATTACGCTTAAAAATCGTATCGTAATGCCTCCGATGACACGCTCTCGTTCAACGGCAGGAGAGGTAGCAACAGCATTAATGGCTGAATACTACAGTCAGCGTTCAACCGCCGGACTGATCATTTCTGAAGGAACACAAATTAGTAAGCAGGGACAAGGTTATGCCTGGACGCCCGGCATATATACACCCGAACAGGTAAAAGGCTGGAAGCAAGTTACCGATGCAGTACATAAAAGAGGTGGATTGATATTCGCCCAGTTATGGCATGTTGGCCGTGTTTCACACACCTCTATTCAGGGAAATGGAAATGCACCCGTTGCCCCTTCAGCAATCTTGTCTGATGGAGTAAAAGTATTTGTCGATGTAAAAGGACAAGGACCAGAGAGTGGAGTAGGAGAGATGCTCCAACACACAATGCCCCGCGAATTAACCATTCCCGAGATAAAAGCAATTGTTGAGGATTATGCTAACGCTGCAAAAAATGCAATTGAAGCTGGCTTTGACGGCGTTGAACTCCATGGGGCAAATGGTTACCTGATCGAACAATTTATCGACTCGCAAACCAATAAGCGTACGGATGAATACGGAGGCTCATTAGAAAACCGTCTTCGTTTTCTGAAAGAAGTAGTAACAGAAGTTGCTGATGCAATTGGGAAAGAAAGAGTAGGTGTTCGTCAAGCTCCGTTAACTACGTTGATGGGTGCAGTTGATGATAATCCGGAAGAAACCTATATAGCGGCAGCTAAAGTGTTGGACGAAATTGGTATTGCCTATATACACATTGCTGAAGCCGACTGGGATAATGCTCCCATTATGTCTGTTGCTTTTAAAGAAGCTTACCGTAAGACGTTTACGGGAACCCTGATCTATGCCGGAAAATACACAAAGGAAAGAGCCTTAGAAGCTATTGAAAAAGGCTGGGCTGACCTTATCGCTTTTGGTCGTCCGTTTATCGCCAATCCTGATCTTCCCTACCGGATCGAACATGATCTTCCTTTAAACGAACCAGATAAAACAAGGTTCTTCGGTGGAAATACTGTCGGATATACTGATTATTCATTTTATAAAAACTAA
- a CDS encoding type 1 glutamine amidotransferase domain-containing protein: MNTIKSKVTVIATLIIGAFSANVQAQDAGASKKKILFVVTSHDKKGNTGEPTGFYLSEVTHPWKVLTEAGYEIDFVSPKGGKAPVDGFDLSDPDNKEFWNNKEYHNKIEHTLKPSQVNPADYVAIHYAGGHGAMWDFADNKQLAQLAAKIYENGGVVSAVCHGPAGLVNIKLSKGNYLVSGKKVNGFTNEEEKAVKLETVVPFLLEDKLIERGAKYEKSGLWQEHVTVDQRLVTGQNPQSAKGVGQAVLVELKK, from the coding sequence ATGAATACAATCAAAAGTAAAGTGACTGTAATAGCAACCCTGATAATAGGAGCGTTTTCTGCAAATGTGCAGGCTCAAGATGCTGGTGCATCAAAAAAGAAAATCCTGTTTGTGGTAACCAGTCATGATAAGAAAGGTAATACAGGCGAACCTACGGGGTTTTATCTGAGTGAGGTTACTCATCCCTGGAAAGTATTAACAGAAGCCGGTTATGAGATCGATTTTGTTAGTCCGAAAGGTGGTAAAGCTCCGGTCGACGGCTTTGATCTGTCTGACCCTGATAATAAAGAGTTCTGGAATAATAAAGAGTATCATAATAAGATTGAACACACCTTAAAACCTTCTCAGGTTAACCCTGCTGATTATGTAGCAATCCATTATGCTGGAGGACATGGTGCAATGTGGGATTTCGCAGATAATAAGCAATTGGCTCAACTAGCGGCTAAAATTTATGAAAACGGAGGTGTGGTAAGCGCTGTTTGTCATGGTCCCGCAGGTTTGGTTAATATTAAATTGAGCAAGGGTAACTACTTAGTAAGCGGTAAAAAAGTAAACGGGTTTACAAATGAAGAAGAGAAAGCCGTTAAACTGGAAACAGTGGTTCCGTTTCTGTTAGAGGATAAGCTTATAGAACGTGGCGCTAAATATGAAAAATCCGGTTTATGGCAGGAGCATGTTACAGTAGACCAGCGATTAGTGACAGGACAAAATCCACAATCAGCAAAAGGAGTTGGACAGGCGGTTTTAGTTGAGTTGAAGAAATAG
- a CDS encoding aldo/keto reductase, which produces MEYRFLGNTDLKLSAITYGAFAIGGNMWGGNEKKDSIAAIHASIDNGVTSLDTAPFYGFGLSEEMIGEAIKGKDRSKIQLLTKFGLVWDGSTNGKGEYFFDADDNGQKLPVYRFASKENVIKEVEESLKRLGTDYIDLLQLHWPDSTTPIDETMEALATLLKQGKIKAAGVSNYSVAQMQHAEQTISLASNQVSYSMLNRSIENDLIPYTVENNIGIIAYSPMERGLLTGKYFKDGQLKNDDHRNGYFGQFDLEKVKTFLEKITPIAESKNATLSQLVLRWTTLQKGITIVLAGARNAEQATVNAQSMSFDLSNEELKTINTELGKL; this is translated from the coding sequence ATGGAATACAGATTTTTAGGAAACACCGACTTGAAATTATCAGCAATAACGTATGGTGCATTTGCCATTGGCGGTAATATGTGGGGCGGTAACGAAAAGAAAGATTCTATTGCCGCAATACACGCCTCAATAGATAATGGAGTAACCAGTTTAGACACAGCGCCATTTTATGGTTTCGGTCTTAGTGAAGAAATGATCGGCGAAGCCATTAAGGGAAAAGACAGAAGCAAGATCCAGTTACTTACCAAATTCGGTTTGGTGTGGGACGGAAGTACTAATGGAAAAGGTGAATACTTTTTTGATGCGGATGATAATGGACAAAAACTACCCGTTTACAGATTTGCTTCAAAAGAAAACGTAATCAAAGAAGTAGAAGAAAGTCTTAAACGATTGGGCACAGACTATATCGATCTGCTTCAGTTACATTGGCCCGACAGTACTACACCAATTGATGAAACAATGGAAGCGCTGGCGACTTTACTTAAACAAGGCAAAATAAAAGCTGCCGGTGTAAGCAATTATAGTGTTGCACAAATGCAACATGCGGAGCAAACAATATCGTTAGCATCCAACCAGGTATCGTACAGCATGCTGAACCGTTCTATTGAAAACGATCTCATTCCTTACACTGTAGAAAATAACATCGGCATTATTGCTTACAGTCCAATGGAAAGAGGATTATTAACAGGCAAATACTTCAAAGATGGCCAGTTAAAAAATGACGATCACCGTAACGGCTACTTCGGGCAATTCGACCTTGAAAAAGTTAAGACTTTCTTAGAAAAGATCACCCCGATAGCCGAAAGCAAAAACGCAACGTTATCACAGCTCGTACTCCGCTGGACGACCCTGCAAAAAGGAATCACCATCGTCCTAGCCGGAGCCCGCAACGCCGAACAAGCAACCGTCAACGCTCAATCAATGAGTTTCGACCTTTCTAATGAGGAACTGAAAACAATAAATACAGAATTAGGAAAACTATAG
- a CDS encoding anthrone oxygenase family protein codes for MKNTYMLILLLIITATAAALSAGVFFAWSCSVIPGLAQMADREYILAMQSFNKAILNPVFFAVFMGALVLLPVSTFMNYTNPTNLRFWLLLAATIVYAVGVFGVTAFGNVPLNESLAAFNLSAASASDIAAARINFEGPWVNLHTIRTVAAVVVVVLLVTACLSTDRSLVLNKFITQ; via the coding sequence ATGAAAAATACATATATGTTAATCCTCTTGCTAATCATAACCGCTACTGCCGCTGCATTATCTGCAGGCGTTTTCTTTGCGTGGTCCTGTTCCGTTATTCCGGGATTAGCCCAAATGGCTGACCGGGAATACATTCTGGCTATGCAATCCTTTAACAAAGCAATCCTGAATCCTGTCTTTTTCGCAGTGTTTATGGGAGCATTGGTGTTGCTGCCAGTCAGCACATTTATGAATTACACCAACCCAACCAACCTTCGTTTCTGGCTGTTGCTTGCAGCAACCATTGTATATGCGGTAGGAGTGTTCGGCGTAACAGCCTTTGGAAATGTACCTTTGAATGAATCCTTAGCAGCATTTAACCTGTCAGCTGCTTCAGCAAGTGATATAGCAGCAGCACGAATCAATTTCGAAGGTCCCTGGGTTAACTTGCATACAATTCGTACAGTTGCTGCAGTAGTAGTGGTTGTGTTATTGGTAACGGCTTGTTTAAGTACAGATCGGTCTTTGGTTTTAAATAAGTTCATTACTCAATAA
- a CDS encoding GlxA family transcriptional regulator, whose translation MKHISILVPQGAILGSIEGPRQLFAQVNQFVKARGDNPLFNIQLIGITPGTPVSGGLYTIHSDAMVHDIAKTDLVIIPAIDGDLQQAINNNKEFIPWIKQQYENGAEVASLCIGAFLLASTGLLNGKKCSTHWMAANDFRRMFPDVNLIPERVVTDERGLYSSGGAYSYLNLILYLIEKFTNRDMAILCAKVFAIEMERDSQSPFMIFQGQKEHEDEPVKKAQEFIEANFQEKITVDQLASLFALGRRNLERRFKKATSNTVNEYIQRVKIEAAKKGFETSRKNINEIMYDVGYSDIKAFRTTFRKVTGLSPLEYKNKYNKEIMLVN comes from the coding sequence ATGAAACATATATCGATTTTGGTTCCCCAAGGGGCCATTTTGGGAAGCATTGAAGGACCACGCCAATTATTTGCTCAAGTAAACCAATTTGTAAAGGCTCGTGGAGATAACCCTTTGTTTAATATTCAACTGATTGGAATCACCCCCGGAACTCCGGTAAGTGGAGGACTCTACACAATCCACAGTGACGCGATGGTACATGATATTGCTAAAACCGACCTCGTGATCATTCCTGCGATTGATGGAGATCTGCAGCAAGCCATAAATAACAATAAGGAGTTTATTCCATGGATCAAGCAGCAATATGAGAACGGTGCTGAAGTAGCAAGTCTGTGCATTGGTGCGTTCTTACTAGCTTCAACCGGATTATTGAATGGCAAGAAATGTTCTACACACTGGATGGCTGCCAATGATTTCAGAAGGATGTTTCCGGATGTAAATCTTATTCCTGAACGTGTTGTTACCGATGAACGTGGATTATACTCAAGCGGCGGTGCTTATTCATACCTTAATCTTATTTTATACCTGATTGAGAAATTCACTAACAGGGATATGGCTATTCTTTGTGCCAAGGTATTCGCTATTGAGATGGAACGCGACAGCCAATCGCCGTTTATGATCTTCCAGGGACAGAAAGAACACGAGGATGAACCTGTTAAGAAAGCTCAGGAGTTTATTGAAGCTAACTTCCAGGAGAAAATTACGGTTGATCAGTTAGCGTCATTGTTTGCTTTAGGGAGAAGAAACCTGGAGCGTCGTTTTAAGAAGGCCACCAGTAATACGGTTAATGAATACATTCAGCGTGTTAAAATAGAAGCTGCTAAAAAAGGATTCGAAACCAGCAGAAAGAATATCAACGAGATTATGTATGATGTTGGTTATTCTGATATTAAAGCTTTTAGAACCACGTTTAGAAAAGTTACCGGATTATCGCCTTTGGAGTATAAGAATAAATACAATAAGGAAATTATGTTGGTGAATTAG
- a CDS encoding SDR family NAD(P)-dependent oxidoreductase: MELTNKTAVVYGAGGAIGGAIASAFAVAGAKVFLAGRKPESLQKVRDIILKNGGSTEFASVDSLDKDAVDNHLDNIIAKEGKIDISVNAIGIFHVQGIPLAELSLEDFNLPITTYINSNFITATAAARHMIEKQSGTILTISTPGALLANGIAGGFGVSCAAVEGLTRQLAGELGPYGIRVLCLRPDAIPEASYAGSHSFEVFSHRAKLLDVSLDELFKRLSGTVLLPNAPTLADVANTAVFLASDKAKALTATVANLSCGSVVG, translated from the coding sequence ATGGAACTTACCAATAAAACAGCAGTTGTTTATGGTGCAGGAGGCGCCATAGGAGGAGCTATCGCATCAGCTTTTGCAGTGGCGGGAGCAAAGGTTTTCCTTGCCGGGAGGAAACCTGAATCGCTGCAAAAAGTGAGGGATATAATATTGAAAAATGGGGGAAGTACAGAATTTGCCTCCGTAGATTCATTGGATAAGGATGCGGTTGATAATCATTTGGACAACATCATCGCTAAAGAAGGTAAAATCGATATTTCGGTAAATGCAATTGGTATTTTCCATGTTCAGGGAATTCCTCTCGCAGAATTATCATTGGAAGATTTTAACCTGCCAATTACCACCTATATCAATTCAAACTTTATTACAGCAACTGCTGCCGCGCGACACATGATCGAAAAACAATCCGGGACCATCTTAACCATTTCAACGCCAGGAGCATTATTAGCCAATGGAATTGCCGGAGGTTTTGGTGTTTCTTGTGCTGCGGTAGAAGGTTTAACGAGGCAGCTGGCCGGAGAGCTTGGTCCATATGGTATACGTGTGTTGTGTCTTCGTCCCGATGCAATTCCGGAAGCAAGTTATGCGGGATCACATAGCTTTGAAGTATTTAGTCATCGAGCCAAGTTATTAGATGTGTCATTGGATGAATTATTCAAACGATTATCAGGAACCGTTCTTCTGCCAAACGCTCCAACTCTAGCTGATGTTGCAAATACTGCAGTGTTCTTAGCCTCAGATAAAGCTAAAGCGCTAACTGCTACAGTTGCTAACCTAAGTTGTGGTTCTGTGGTGGGATGA
- a CDS encoding c-type cytochrome — MKTSTIITVVIAAFVIITSIAFKPVPSGKELYTANCKRCHGEDGTKGLFGARNLREAELSDSAIVKQIRKGSGFMPSFRKKLNQEEMLQVMYYVKGLRKQ, encoded by the coding sequence ATGAAAACATCAACCATAATAACAGTCGTAATAGCAGCATTCGTCATCATTACATCAATAGCATTTAAACCAGTGCCCAGCGGCAAAGAATTATACACAGCTAATTGTAAGCGTTGCCATGGGGAGGACGGAACCAAGGGGCTTTTCGGGGCAAGAAACTTAAGGGAAGCAGAGCTCTCGGATTCTGCTATTGTAAAACAAATTAGGAAGGGGAGTGGATTTATGCCTTCGTTTCGGAAAAAGCTAAATCAGGAAGAAATGCTTCAGGTTATGTACTACGTGAAAGGTCTACGAAAACAATAA
- a CDS encoding LysR family transcriptional regulator yields the protein MMLNLEWFRTFKAIYETGTLTGAAQALYISQPGVSLHLNSLEAYTGYKLFDRSAKKMVPTERGKVLYNFILEPVNKLETAEQLFHKSSKTDRATISIGMCFETFQFTLEKHISSLPFNVIIKFGEYPSMISDLDKGVLDLIITPQKGNEKNLEFKPFSKEQIVMVCGNKTDTSELEPLLKSKSLDAAKDWLKHQIWYSTAADMEHLKKFWFNNFCEHPDFKPNYIVPNISSIVRCLSDNEGFSIIPDFLCKEAIAEKKVKLAWEGHKIIENTLYFGTRKKTIFAEEINQIQRIFEEKMILEEISI from the coding sequence ATGATGTTAAATCTGGAATGGTTCAGGACGTTTAAGGCGATCTATGAAACCGGAACATTAACTGGCGCTGCCCAGGCATTATATATTTCTCAACCAGGTGTAAGTCTGCATTTAAATTCGTTGGAGGCTTATACCGGATACAAATTATTTGACCGTTCAGCTAAAAAGATGGTTCCTACTGAGCGAGGGAAAGTGCTGTACAATTTTATCCTTGAACCGGTAAACAAGCTCGAAACAGCCGAGCAATTGTTTCATAAGAGTTCAAAAACCGATCGTGCTACCATCAGTATCGGGATGTGTTTTGAAACGTTTCAGTTTACGTTGGAGAAGCATATTTCTTCCCTGCCTTTTAATGTGATCATTAAGTTTGGCGAATATCCCAGCATGATCAGCGATTTGGATAAAGGTGTTCTCGATCTGATCATTACTCCGCAGAAGGGTAATGAAAAGAACCTGGAATTTAAGCCTTTTTCAAAGGAACAGATAGTGATGGTTTGTGGGAACAAAACTGATACATCCGAATTAGAGCCATTATTAAAGAGTAAAAGTCTTGATGCGGCTAAAGACTGGCTGAAGCATCAGATATGGTATAGCACCGCCGCGGATATGGAACACCTGAAGAAATTCTGGTTCAATAATTTCTGTGAGCACCCTGATTTTAAACCTAATTACATTGTTCCGAATATCAGCTCAATTGTACGTTGCTTGAGTGATAACGAAGGCTTTTCAATCATTCCCGACTTTTTATGCAAGGAAGCCATTGCCGAAAAGAAAGTGAAACTGGCCTGGGAAGGACATAAGATCATCGAGAATACACTCTATTTCGGCACCCGTAAGAAGACGATTTTTGCGGAAGAGATTAATCAGATACAGCGGATTTTTGAAGAGAAAATGATATTGGAAGAAATCTCAATATAA